The window CCTGGGGGAGTGGTTCGGCGGCTACATGGCGGACAAGGTCTTCGACCACCCGCTGCAGGTCTGGCCCAGCTCGTTCCTGGTCTACGTCCATGTCGCCGCGCTCTTCTTCTGGGTGAGCAACGTCATCGTGTACCACCTGCTCACCGTCAACGTGGTGGACCTCACGCCCACGTATGACGCGCCGCCGGAGCCGGGCGCGCAGACGGCCTGAGCCCTTTTTCCGGAAAGCCCCTCCGCCGTGCTGGAATGCGCGGCATCGCCCCGTCGACCCGATGGGACGATGCAGGCGCGTTTCCACATCCAGGAGGGAGCAACGATGCTGAACAAGCTGATTGTGTCCGCCGTGGTCGTGCTGTCGGGGCTGGCGGGTGTCGCGGTCGCCGCCGAGCAGGGCGAGTCCTTCGCCTCGGAGTCCGTCGAAGCCGTGTGTGTCGCGCCCACCGCGTCCGTGGAGCTGACGCCTCCCGGCCCCATCGCCGCCTGTCCGTCGTACTGCGGCCCGGACCGCATCGCGTGTCTGGGGGACTGCGGCGGCAACGCCTCCTGCCGCGAGGCCTGCATCGACGCGTACGTGACCTGCTGCGGCTTCTAGCGAGCCGGTCCGCGCGCCGCGTGGCCTCGGGCACCGTGCTCGGGGCCGCGTGGTGTCGACCCACCGAGGGCGCGCGTCAGGAAGCCTCCACGCCTCCAGTCACCCCTGGGCCGCCACGCTGACCCCAGGCGTGTCCAGCGGGAGCTTCAAGCGCGCCCGGCAGCCGCGCCCCTCGGGCCGGTTCTCCAACCGGAGGGTGCCACCGTGCGCCTCGGCGATCTGCCGGCACAGCGCCAGGCCGATGCCGCTGCCCTGCGGCTTGGTGGTGAAGAACGGCACGAAGAGGTTGCCCGTGTCCGCCAGGCCCGGGCCCTCGTCCTCCACCCAGACCTCCACCGCGCCTGGCGTCAGCACCGCCCAGGACACCCAGACGTCGCCGCTCCCCGGCTCCGCCAGCACCGCGTCCACCGCGTTGCGCACCAGGTTGATGAGCAGCTGCTCCAGCTGGTCCGAATCCCCACGCACCACCAGCCCCGGCCCCGCGCGCACCGACACGGGCCGGCGCTTCTCCAGCGCCGCCACGCGCCGCACCCAGCCGTCCACCTCCACGCCCGCGAGCACCGGCGGCGGCAGTCGCGCCAGCCGCGCGTACGCGGACATGAAGCGCCCCAGCGCCTCCGAACGCCGGGCGATGATGCCCAGGCCCCCCTTCGCGTCGTCCTCCCAGTCCGACGGACGGGGCTGCATCAGCAGCGTGTCCCTCAGCGCCTCCGCGATGGACTGGATGGGCGCCAGCGAGTTGTTGATTTCATGGCTCAACACGCGCACCAGCCGGCGCCACGCCTCGCGCTCCTGCTCGCGCAGCGCGAGCCGCAGGTCCGCGAGCACCACCAGGTGGTGCGGCAGCCCCCCCTGACGGAAGCTCCCGCGCCGCAGCTCGTACGGGCCGCCCTCCTCCGCGAAGGTGCGCGTCAGCCTCCGGGGGGCCGGGCCCTCCAGCAGGTCCGCCAGTCCCAGCGCGCCCGCGCCCTTGCCCATCAGCTGCGAACGCGACTGCCCCAGCAGCTTCTCGCCCGCGCGGTTCACCAGCCGCAGCGTGCCCGCCGCGTCGAAGGCCAGCACCGCGACGTCGATCTCCTCCATCACCTGCTCCAGGAGCGCCCCCGCCTCCAGCGCGCCCAGCCGCTGCTCGCGCAGGGTGTCTCCCAGCGCGTTCACCTCCAGGAGCACCTCGCCCAGCGCGTCGCCCACGCGCGCGCCACGCCCGCGCGTCGAGTAGTCGCCCTCGCGCAGCGCCGCCAGCAGGTTGGCCAGCGCGTGCAGCGGGCTCATCACCCGCTCGCGCACCAGCAGGCCCACGCCCAGGAAGATACCCACCACCAGCGAGCTGAGCGTCCAGCGCACCTTCGAGGAGAAGTCCCCCGTCCACACCAGCGCGAGCGAGGTCACCGCGCCCGGCAGGCCCGCCAGCCATGTCAGGGCCAGCACCTGCACGTCATGGGGCCAGCGCTCACGCCGTCGGCTCACCGCACTCCCTTGATTCCGTAGTACTGGAGCCGCCGGTAGAGCGCGCTCCGCGAAAGGCCCAGTCCCTTCGCCGCCTCGCTCACATTACCCTCCTGCCGCGCCAGCGCGCGCTCGATGAGGTAGCGCTCCACCTCCTCCAGCGTCATCTCCTCCAGCCGGGACAGGCCCTCGCGCCCCGCGCGGCGCAGCAGCAGGTCCTCCGCCGTCACCTCGTCGCCCGTCGCCATCAGCATCGAGCGCTCCACCGCGTGCTCCAG of the Myxococcus stipitatus genome contains:
- a CDS encoding sensor histidine kinase; the protein is MSRRRERWPHDVQVLALTWLAGLPGAVTSLALVWTGDFSSKVRWTLSSLVVGIFLGVGLLVRERVMSPLHALANLLAALREGDYSTRGRGARVGDALGEVLLEVNALGDTLREQRLGALEAGALLEQVMEEIDVAVLAFDAAGTLRLVNRAGEKLLGQSRSQLMGKGAGALGLADLLEGPAPRRLTRTFAEEGGPYELRRGSFRQGGLPHHLVVLADLRLALREQEREAWRRLVRVLSHEINNSLAPIQSIAEALRDTLLMQPRPSDWEDDAKGGLGIIARRSEALGRFMSAYARLARLPPPVLAGVEVDGWVRRVAALEKRRPVSVRAGPGLVVRGDSDQLEQLLINLVRNAVDAVLAEPGSGDVWVSWAVLTPGAVEVWVEDEGPGLADTGNLFVPFFTTKPQGSGIGLALCRQIAEAHGGTLRLENRPEGRGCRARLKLPLDTPGVSVAAQG